A single region of the Halobacterium wangiae genome encodes:
- a CDS encoding HNH endonuclease, giving the protein MSRWRRVVRRELARYREEAGTDVLERQEFLAFALPVFREEFPDANTPGQTFSREMQQLRDAEEVEFLGNGTYRLVALDTEHGDTTDAVDAAREWPYEASEYETTVGARSLPAAFREAVLARYDSQCPVSGVDHPRLLDVAHVLSWSDHESLRTDPGNVVALDRTHHAAFDAGLYTLDGDFRLHVSPAFETESALLRRTLLDRDGERVDVPEGALDPANLRRRNQSLDWW; this is encoded by the coding sequence ATGTCGCGCTGGCGCCGCGTCGTCCGCCGGGAACTCGCTCGCTACCGCGAGGAGGCCGGCACCGACGTACTCGAACGACAGGAGTTCTTGGCGTTCGCGCTCCCGGTGTTCCGCGAGGAGTTCCCGGACGCGAACACGCCCGGTCAGACGTTCAGCCGGGAGATGCAACAGCTCCGCGACGCCGAGGAGGTAGAGTTTCTCGGGAACGGCACCTACCGACTCGTCGCCCTCGACACCGAGCACGGAGACACCACTGACGCGGTGGACGCCGCACGAGAGTGGCCCTACGAGGCCAGCGAGTACGAGACGACCGTCGGCGCCCGTTCGCTGCCGGCGGCGTTCCGCGAGGCGGTGCTGGCGCGCTACGATAGCCAGTGTCCGGTGTCGGGCGTCGACCACCCCCGACTGCTCGACGTCGCACACGTGCTGTCCTGGAGCGACCACGAGTCGCTGCGCACCGACCCCGGGAACGTCGTCGCGCTCGACAGGACCCACCACGCGGCGTTCGACGCGGGACTGTACACGCTCGACGGGGACTTCCGCCTCCACGTCTCCCCGGCCTTCGAGACGGAGAGCGCGCTGCTCCGGCGGACGCTACTGGACCGGGACGGCGAGCGCGTCGACGTTCCGGAGGGTGCGCTCGACCCGGCGAACCTCCGCCGACGCAACCAGTCTCTGGACTGGTGGTGA
- a CDS encoding geranylgeranyl reductase family protein, whose protein sequence is MYDFAVVGVGPAGARFARRAAERGYDVVAFESGELGKPLACSGHVSLDVWEYVPEDAREDLFQNAIRGARFHLGGADSAAYPFYKDSAISNAVDRVQLDGVLADAARDAGADVREHHTVTDVTEGRESVELTVRGPEETFDVEARMVAGSDGPRSRVRDALDLPEPSEFLHGALAFDPEPDHEDFVDVHLTVPEFFAWRIPRGEGGVEYGLAAAPGADVPALFDELVADYGVDVEHRCSGLIPIGPPDTVTSHRGFLLGDAAGQTKPFTGGGILYGMTAADCAAREIDPNRPSTLAGYERAWRDELERDIALGHLVRRGYSAPEPLQRAGMGLFEGEIGVHMDRPTSLFSAAQIRALLR, encoded by the coding sequence ATGTACGACTTCGCGGTCGTCGGCGTCGGTCCCGCCGGGGCGCGGTTCGCGCGGCGGGCCGCCGAGCGAGGGTACGACGTGGTGGCCTTCGAGTCGGGCGAACTCGGCAAACCCCTGGCCTGCTCGGGCCACGTCAGCCTCGACGTCTGGGAGTACGTCCCGGAGGATGCCCGCGAGGACCTGTTCCAGAACGCCATCCGCGGTGCGCGCTTCCACCTCGGCGGCGCGGACTCCGCGGCCTACCCGTTCTACAAGGACAGCGCCATCTCGAACGCGGTCGACCGCGTGCAACTGGACGGCGTGCTCGCCGACGCGGCGCGGGACGCGGGCGCCGACGTCCGCGAACACCACACCGTCACCGACGTCACCGAGGGTCGCGAGTCGGTCGAACTCACCGTCCGCGGCCCCGAGGAGACGTTCGACGTCGAAGCCAGGATGGTCGCGGGCAGCGACGGTCCGCGCTCGCGGGTGCGGGACGCACTCGACCTCCCGGAGCCCAGTGAGTTCCTCCACGGCGCGCTCGCGTTCGACCCCGAACCGGACCACGAGGACTTCGTGGACGTCCACCTCACGGTCCCCGAGTTCTTCGCGTGGCGTATTCCCCGGGGGGAGGGCGGCGTCGAGTACGGCCTCGCGGCCGCACCCGGCGCGGACGTTCCGGCCCTCTTCGACGAACTCGTCGCGGACTACGGCGTCGACGTCGAGCACCGCTGCTCGGGGCTGATCCCCATCGGCCCGCCGGACACCGTCACCAGCCACCGCGGGTTCCTGCTCGGCGACGCCGCCGGCCAGACGAAACCGTTCACGGGCGGCGGCATCCTCTACGGAATGACCGCCGCGGACTGCGCGGCCCGCGAAATCGACCCCAACCGGCCGTCGACGCTGGCGGGCTACGAGCGAGCGTGGCGCGACGAACTCGAACGCGACATCGCACTCGGCCACCTCGTCCGCCGGGGCTACTCCGCACCCGAACCGCTCCAGCGCGCCGGGATGGGACTGTTCGAGGGCGAGATCGGCGTCCACATGGACCGGCCGACGAGCCTGTTCTCGGCGGCACAGATACGCGCACTGCTGCGCTAG
- a CDS encoding DUF5611 family protein, which produces MKEYKMRRGEYLEERMPDLEAEIEEFFGPITTTEEYKGSDLYVVEDPKNPVFERVVAGAVEYSGKKDKLGVDFEERPAEDVIAEGNADAAADAVDAKNDFLYDATGRDAKSRRDSMKRSVEDEAEKPDNVS; this is translated from the coding sequence ATGAAGGAGTACAAGATGCGGAGAGGGGAGTACCTCGAAGAGCGAATGCCCGACCTCGAAGCCGAAATCGAGGAGTTCTTCGGTCCGATCACGACCACCGAGGAGTACAAGGGCAGCGACCTCTACGTCGTCGAGGACCCCAAGAACCCCGTCTTCGAGCGCGTCGTCGCCGGCGCGGTCGAGTACTCCGGGAAGAAGGACAAACTCGGCGTGGACTTCGAGGAGCGTCCCGCCGAGGACGTCATCGCCGAGGGGAACGCCGACGCCGCCGCGGACGCCGTCGACGCGAAGAACGACTTCCTCTACGACGCGACCGGCCGCGACGCGAAGTCCCGCCGCGACTCAATGAAGCGCTCCGTCGAGGACGAGGCGGAGAAGCCCGACAACGTCTCGTAG
- a CDS encoding sulfurtransferase TusA family protein — translation MPSIDDVTDAPEELSDEEADSLLSEADEVQDMMGEVCPYPQVEAQKGLQSLDAGELLVQETDHVPCTENVPRAVGDDATARVWRSDDGTYRIYLRKQ, via the coding sequence ATGCCATCAATCGACGACGTCACCGACGCACCCGAGGAACTGTCCGACGAAGAAGCCGACAGCCTGCTGTCGGAAGCCGACGAAGTGCAGGACATGATGGGCGAGGTCTGTCCGTACCCGCAGGTCGAGGCCCAGAAGGGGCTCCAGTCGCTGGACGCGGGCGAACTGCTCGTCCAGGAGACCGACCACGTCCCCTGCACGGAGAACGTGCCGAGAGCCGTCGGCGACGACGCCACCGCCCGCGTCTGGCGGAGCGATGACGGGACGTACCGCATCTACCTCCGGAAACAATGA
- the uvrA gene encoding excinuclease ABC subunit UvrA, with protein MRDEYIEVRGAEEHNLKDLDVKLPRESFNVVTGLSGSGKSSLAFQTIYAEGQRRYIESLSAYARNFLGQMDKPQVESVEGLSPAISIDQKNAANNPRSTVGTVTELHDYLRLLYARVGVPHCPECGREVGEQSAQQMVRRILELPEGTKLKVLAPVVRDQKGAFEDRFDELVSEGYSRVEVDGEEFDLAYDRPELDENYDHTIDVVVDRVKVSDDARSRITDSVETALEEADGVLKVVVPDPDDDLELGGATARSTGDLADDEVDDRLVVEFSEALACTHCGIDISEIETRSFSFNSPHGACPECEGIGNTKEVSEDLVVVDRSKPLKDVFEAWSYNRSYYRTRLDAVADHFGVSVRTPFEDLDEDVQDAFLYGTTEQVVFERNTKNGTRRKRKRFEGVIPNLERRYVETDSESTRDHIEKYMSVTTCPACDGTRLKPASRAVLVQGTSITEVNRMSIGDALDHFEGMEDGMDERDTKIAEEILKEIRARLGFMQEVGLEYLTLDREASTLSGGESQRIRLATQIGAGLVGVLYVLDEPSIGLHQRDNDRLLNTLEELRDLGNTLVVVEHDEETMRRADNVVDMGPGPGRHGGEVVANGTVADLMDAEESVTGDYLAGREQIPVPEERRDWEESLTITGARQHNLRDVDVDVPVGAFTAITGVSGSGKSTLMHDILYKGLAREMNDNTSVDPGEHDTIEGIENVEKVRLIDQSPIGRTPRSNPATYTGVFDYIREKFAQTKLAKQRGYEKGRFSFNVKGGRCEACGGQGTQKIEMNFLSDVHVPCEECGGDRYNDETLEVTFKDKTIADVLQMSVEEAHEFFEADSRLGRRLKLLMDVGLDYMRLGQPSTTLSGGEAQRVKLAEELGKKDSGDTLYLLDEPTTGLHSADERKLIEVLQRLTDRGNSVVVIEHELDLVKNADHIVDLGPEGGEHGGDVVATGTPEEVARDDDSHTGRYLRDKLPDVDLEGPRSDREKPAQDEGKAAPTMDDD; from the coding sequence ATGAGAGACGAGTACATCGAGGTCCGCGGGGCCGAGGAGCACAACCTCAAGGACCTCGACGTGAAGCTGCCACGCGAGTCGTTCAACGTGGTGACCGGCCTCTCCGGGTCGGGGAAATCGTCGCTCGCGTTCCAGACCATCTACGCCGAGGGCCAGCGCCGCTACATCGAGAGCCTGTCGGCGTACGCCCGGAACTTCCTCGGGCAGATGGACAAGCCCCAGGTGGAGTCCGTCGAGGGACTCTCCCCCGCCATCTCCATCGACCAGAAGAACGCCGCGAACAACCCTCGCTCGACGGTCGGCACCGTCACCGAACTCCACGACTACCTCCGCCTGCTGTACGCCCGCGTCGGCGTCCCGCACTGCCCGGAGTGTGGCCGCGAGGTCGGCGAGCAGTCCGCCCAGCAGATGGTGCGACGCATCCTCGAACTACCCGAGGGGACGAAGCTGAAGGTGCTCGCACCGGTCGTGCGCGACCAGAAGGGCGCCTTCGAGGACCGCTTCGACGAACTCGTCAGCGAGGGGTACTCCCGCGTCGAGGTCGACGGCGAGGAGTTCGACCTCGCCTACGACCGCCCGGAGCTCGACGAGAACTACGACCACACCATCGACGTCGTCGTCGACCGCGTGAAGGTCAGCGACGACGCCCGTTCGCGCATCACGGACAGCGTCGAGACCGCCCTCGAGGAGGCCGACGGCGTGTTGAAGGTCGTCGTCCCCGACCCGGACGACGACCTCGAACTCGGCGGCGCGACCGCCCGGTCGACGGGCGACCTCGCGGACGACGAGGTCGACGACCGGCTGGTCGTCGAGTTCTCCGAGGCACTGGCGTGCACGCACTGCGGCATCGACATCAGCGAGATCGAGACCCGGAGCTTCTCGTTCAACAGCCCGCACGGCGCCTGCCCCGAGTGCGAGGGTATCGGGAACACGAAGGAGGTCAGCGAGGACCTCGTCGTCGTCGACCGCTCGAAGCCGCTGAAGGACGTCTTCGAGGCGTGGAGCTACAACCGGTCGTACTACCGGACGCGCCTGGACGCCGTCGCCGACCACTTCGGCGTCTCCGTCCGCACGCCGTTCGAGGACCTCGACGAGGACGTCCAGGACGCGTTCCTCTACGGCACGACCGAGCAGGTCGTCTTCGAGCGGAACACGAAGAACGGCACCCGCCGGAAGCGCAAGCGCTTCGAGGGCGTCATCCCGAACCTCGAGCGCCGCTACGTGGAGACCGACTCCGAGTCCACCCGGGACCACATCGAGAAGTACATGAGCGTCACCACCTGCCCGGCGTGTGACGGCACGCGCCTGAAGCCCGCGTCTCGCGCGGTGCTCGTCCAGGGGACCTCGATCACCGAGGTCAACCGGATGAGCATCGGTGACGCCCTCGACCACTTCGAGGGGATGGAGGACGGGATGGACGAGCGGGACACGAAGATCGCCGAGGAGATCCTCAAGGAGATCCGCGCCCGCCTCGGGTTCATGCAGGAGGTCGGCCTGGAGTACCTCACGCTCGACCGCGAGGCCTCGACGCTGTCGGGCGGGGAGAGCCAGCGCATCCGCCTCGCGACGCAGATCGGTGCCGGCCTCGTGGGCGTGCTGTACGTCCTCGACGAGCCGAGCATCGGTCTCCACCAGCGCGACAACGACCGCCTGCTGAACACCCTCGAGGAGCTCCGGGACCTCGGCAACACGCTCGTCGTCGTCGAGCACGACGAGGAGACGATGCGGCGCGCGGACAACGTCGTCGACATGGGGCCGGGGCCGGGCCGCCACGGCGGCGAGGTCGTGGCCAACGGCACCGTCGCGGACCTGATGGACGCCGAGGAGTCCGTCACGGGCGACTACCTCGCGGGCCGCGAGCAGATCCCCGTCCCCGAGGAGCGCCGCGACTGGGAGGAGAGCCTCACCATCACCGGCGCCCGCCAGCACAACCTCCGCGACGTCGACGTGGACGTTCCCGTGGGTGCGTTCACCGCCATCACGGGCGTCTCCGGGTCCGGGAAGTCGACGCTGATGCACGACATCCTCTACAAGGGCCTCGCCCGCGAGATGAACGACAACACGAGCGTCGACCCCGGCGAGCACGACACCATCGAGGGCATCGAGAACGTCGAGAAGGTGCGGCTCATCGACCAGTCGCCCATCGGCCGCACGCCGCGGTCGAACCCCGCGACGTACACCGGCGTCTTCGACTACATCCGAGAGAAGTTCGCCCAGACGAAACTCGCCAAACAGCGCGGCTACGAGAAGGGCCGGTTCTCCTTCAACGTGAAGGGCGGGCGCTGTGAGGCCTGCGGCGGGCAGGGCACCCAGAAGATCGAGATGAACTTCCTCTCGGACGTCCACGTCCCCTGCGAGGAGTGTGGGGGCGACCGCTACAACGACGAGACCCTCGAGGTGACGTTCAAGGACAAGACCATCGCCGACGTCCTCCAGATGTCCGTCGAGGAGGCCCACGAGTTCTTCGAGGCGGACTCCCGGCTCGGCCGCCGGCTGAAGCTGCTGATGGACGTCGGTCTCGACTACATGCGCCTCGGCCAGCCCTCGACCACCCTCAGCGGCGGGGAGGCCCAGCGCGTCAAACTCGCCGAGGAACTCGGGAAGAAGGACTCCGGCGACACGCTCTACCTGCTCGACGAACCGACGACGGGCCTCCACAGCGCGGACGAACGCAAACTCATCGAGGTGCTCCAGCGCCTCACCGACCGCGGCAACAGCGTCGTCGTCATCGAGCACGAACTCGACCTCGTGAAGAACGCCGACCACATCGTCGACCTTGGTCCCGAGGGTGGCGAACACGGTGGCGACGTCGTCGCGACCGGGACGCCCGAGGAGGTCGCACGCGACGACGACAGCCACACGGGTCGCTACCTCCGGGACAAACTCCCAGACGTCGACCTCGAGGGGCCGCGCTCCGACCGCGAGAAACCCGCCCAAGACGAGGGGAAGGCCGCGCCGACGATGGACGACGACTAG
- a CDS encoding aminomethyltransferase family protein has product MTVVRESHEAHGATFRDVGGTAVPEEYGRPERTHRAVRNVVGVTEHAFDVLVVSGEDRHAFVDDTVTNRVPTSDGEGCYALLLDPQGRIRVDCYVFATGESLLLFLPVGEGETVAEEWSERTFVQDVDVALATDDFGTFGVHGPNATEKVASVLHHASPPEEHLRFVRGEMEAGVTVVRDDDLAGEEGYLVVCDADGASDVFETLLVRGLNATPFGRRTWETLTLEAGTPLFETELRDRVPNVLGLRNAVDFEKGCFVGQEVVSKVENRGRPSSRLVGLEPDALPDAGAAVHADGSEVGAVTRAAVSPMREEPIALAVVDYDVSGGLTVDTAEGTVDAALADLPFVEGGQRSARLPVYDD; this is encoded by the coding sequence ATGACTGTCGTCAGGGAGAGCCACGAGGCCCACGGTGCGACGTTCCGCGACGTGGGCGGTACGGCGGTCCCCGAGGAGTACGGCCGTCCCGAGCGCACGCACCGCGCGGTGCGGAACGTCGTCGGCGTCACCGAGCACGCCTTCGACGTGCTCGTCGTCTCCGGCGAGGACCGCCACGCGTTCGTCGACGACACCGTCACGAACCGCGTGCCCACGAGCGACGGCGAGGGCTGTTACGCGCTCCTGCTCGACCCGCAGGGCAGGATCCGCGTCGACTGCTACGTGTTCGCCACGGGGGAAAGCCTCCTGCTGTTCCTCCCGGTCGGCGAGGGCGAGACGGTCGCCGAGGAGTGGAGCGAACGGACGTTCGTCCAGGACGTCGACGTGGCGCTCGCGACCGACGACTTCGGCACCTTCGGCGTCCACGGACCGAACGCGACCGAGAAGGTCGCGAGCGTGCTCCACCACGCTAGCCCGCCCGAGGAACACCTCCGGTTCGTCCGCGGCGAGATGGAGGCCGGCGTCACCGTCGTCCGCGACGACGACCTCGCGGGCGAGGAGGGCTACCTCGTCGTCTGCGACGCCGACGGCGCCAGCGACGTCTTCGAGACGCTGCTCGTCCGGGGGTTGAACGCGACGCCGTTCGGCCGGCGGACCTGGGAGACGCTCACTCTGGAGGCCGGCACGCCACTGTTCGAGACCGAACTCAGGGACAGAGTACCGAACGTGCTCGGCCTCCGGAACGCCGTCGACTTCGAGAAGGGGTGTTTCGTCGGCCAGGAGGTCGTCTCGAAGGTCGAGAACCGTGGCCGCCCGAGTTCCCGGCTGGTCGGCCTCGAACCCGACGCGCTCCCCGATGCGGGCGCCGCCGTCCACGCCGACGGGAGCGAGGTCGGCGCGGTGACCCGGGCCGCGGTCAGCCCGATGCGCGAGGAGCCAATCGCGCTCGCCGTCGTCGACTACGACGTGAGCGGCGGCCTGACGGTGGACACCGCGGAGGGAACGGTGGACGCGGCGCTCGCGGACCTTCCGTTCGTCGAGGGAGGGCAGCGTTCCGCTCGCCTCCCCGTGTACGACGACTGA
- a CDS encoding DUF7093 family protein, whose protein sequence is MGLRCSLLGHDYGESFVERDREERGNEVVVTERELRECARCGAENVTTENTEVRTLQPERSTDADTSQSSDPDPTPSEQTPPEPTEPTTDAPGEEFTSPTDAIEQAETGPVTTPDEVEGDDAVILEADADDTDPRSEQWDEPADPADADAVPEPSPDPADEDVEFVESSPSEVDDDPATQPDPEPDHQPATDAGAGTAAADAGTTSQSAGPAERARGEWPEPEGEDVGFDAGTAAETEQTAEFQFGDEDDEEEFVATDTGFTSAGPIDQSDADDLDFALFCPECGFERYAAGSSLRAGDICPECKRGYLAEER, encoded by the coding sequence ATGGGTCTCAGGTGCTCCCTGCTCGGACACGATTACGGCGAGTCGTTCGTCGAGCGGGACCGCGAGGAGCGGGGCAACGAGGTGGTCGTCACGGAGCGCGAACTGCGTGAGTGCGCGCGCTGCGGCGCGGAGAACGTCACGACCGAGAACACCGAGGTACGGACCCTCCAACCCGAACGCTCCACCGACGCGGACACCAGCCAGTCGAGCGACCCCGACCCGACACCGTCCGAACAGACGCCGCCGGAACCGACCGAACCGACGACGGACGCGCCGGGCGAGGAGTTCACGTCGCCGACCGACGCCATCGAGCAGGCCGAGACGGGCCCCGTGACCACCCCCGACGAAGTCGAGGGCGACGACGCAGTCATCCTGGAAGCGGATGCCGACGACACCGACCCGCGCAGCGAGCAGTGGGACGAACCGGCCGACCCCGCTGACGCCGACGCGGTCCCGGAGCCGAGCCCCGACCCCGCCGACGAGGACGTGGAGTTCGTCGAGTCCAGCCCCAGCGAGGTCGACGACGACCCGGCCACCCAGCCCGACCCCGAACCGGACCACCAGCCCGCGACGGACGCGGGTGCGGGAACGGCTGCCGCCGACGCGGGCACGACGAGCCAGTCCGCGGGACCGGCCGAGCGTGCCCGCGGCGAGTGGCCCGAACCGGAGGGCGAGGACGTGGGGTTCGACGCCGGGACGGCCGCCGAGACGGAGCAGACGGCGGAGTTCCAGTTCGGCGACGAGGACGACGAGGAGGAGTTCGTGGCGACCGACACCGGGTTCACGAGCGCGGGCCCCATCGACCAGTCGGACGCCGACGACCTGGACTTCGCGCTGTTCTGCCCGGAGTGTGGTTTCGAGCGGTACGCGGCGGGGTCGAGCCTGCGCGCCGGGGACATTTGCCCGGAGTGCAAGCGCGGCTATCTCGCCGAGGAGCGCTGA
- a CDS encoding DUF7344 domain-containing protein — protein sequence MKMEENPEPAHLGSNRELRLGRRRELVLTTVENRELPLSLTELAEAVADQSADSDADTLRVRLHHVHLPVLEERGALEYDPSRNVVSDCYVSPR from the coding sequence ATGAAGATGGAGGAGAACCCCGAGCCCGCCCACCTCGGGTCGAACCGAGAACTTCGCCTTGGACGCCGCCGTGAACTGGTCCTGACCACCGTCGAGAACCGGGAACTGCCGCTGTCGCTGACCGAACTCGCCGAAGCGGTCGCCGACCAGTCGGCCGACTCCGACGCCGACACCCTCCGGGTGCGGCTCCACCACGTCCACCTCCCAGTTCTGGAGGAGCGGGGCGCACTGGAGTACGACCCGTCGCGGAACGTCGTCTCGGACTGTTACGTCTCCCCGCGATAG
- a CDS encoding cell division protein SepF: MGFMEKILGGSGSSTEDYVELDIDDFDTDASEVGVKVHVAEIDGQEDVIAIKDAVYDGDMVIADITRLRTEDRTVEHVVDELRQVAQEVGGDIVQKGDDQLIVTPNGIAISRSKLNRH; the protein is encoded by the coding sequence ATGGGCTTCATGGAGAAGATTCTCGGCGGGAGCGGGAGTTCCACCGAGGATTACGTCGAACTGGACATCGACGACTTCGACACGGACGCGAGCGAAGTCGGTGTGAAAGTACACGTCGCGGAGATCGACGGCCAGGAGGACGTCATCGCCATCAAGGACGCCGTCTACGACGGCGACATGGTCATCGCGGACATCACGCGACTGCGCACGGAGGACCGCACCGTCGAACACGTCGTCGACGAACTCCGGCAGGTCGCCCAGGAGGTCGGCGGCGACATCGTCCAGAAGGGCGACGACCAGCTCATCGTCACGCCGAACGGCATCGCCATCAGCCGGTCGAAGCTCAACCGCCACTGA
- a CDS encoding DUF6432 family protein, giving the protein MQAKREYRDRDETEVAVLDALVDRTNGGMTVFELRSHVEAGIDDLEEALGSLKDDGLIAAEDDGDRTVITVDERVVPERDEPQDEPSWLDEIRRKIGL; this is encoded by the coding sequence ATGCAGGCCAAGCGCGAGTATCGCGACCGCGACGAGACGGAGGTGGCGGTGCTCGACGCGCTCGTCGACCGCACGAACGGCGGGATGACCGTCTTCGAGCTGCGCTCGCACGTCGAGGCCGGCATCGACGACCTCGAGGAGGCCCTCGGATCGCTGAAGGATGACGGCCTCATCGCCGCCGAGGACGACGGCGACCGCACCGTCATCACCGTCGACGAGCGCGTCGTCCCCGAGCGCGACGAACCCCAGGACGAACCGTCGTGGCTGGACGAGATTCGCCGCAAGATCGGACTCTGA
- a CDS encoding 5'-nucleotidase C-terminal domain-containing protein, whose translation MPSPGPVLRYFNDTERAYDDPSRIGWLAAALREGTRSDCLVIDGGDSTALGALSLEATAETDHALPFFEAVSPAVHVPGNHDFDDGDDQLAAVQAQTAGRWLAANVRGGGATFESHAVFERAGRRIGVVGVAHPDTVQMARLVSRFTAASADLSADLAVGDPVAAARRGLARLRDCGVDHTVVASHCGPTSETIAAETDADVVLGGHDHRRVVRTVDGTVVARTEGHGRAILDVHLDDRSVTVRDASTTNNDVAAHYRERLADAGLDGTVTTFEDELGSTDVRELAARALRETTGADVAAVPYASIRGELTGESTAGDVAGVVPFRLPTVTFRVPGATLHSLLAAADEATDLFERTVWSGADPNTGGIDAKPADATEYRLATVRGLLRSRLFPEGPATAVESEHSLLHRVLVEYLQQSTAG comes from the coding sequence ATGCCCTCCCCTGGACCGGTCCTCCGCTACTTCAACGACACCGAGCGTGCGTACGACGACCCGTCGCGGATTGGGTGGCTCGCGGCCGCTCTCCGCGAGGGGACTCGCTCCGACTGCCTCGTGATCGACGGCGGCGACTCGACCGCCCTCGGTGCACTGTCTCTGGAGGCGACTGCAGAGACGGACCACGCCCTCCCCTTCTTCGAGGCAGTGTCGCCGGCGGTCCACGTTCCGGGAAACCACGACTTCGACGACGGTGACGACCAGCTTGCCGCCGTCCAGGCCCAGACGGCCGGTCGCTGGCTCGCTGCCAACGTTCGCGGGGGCGGGGCGACCTTCGAGTCCCACGCGGTCTTCGAACGTGCGGGCCGCCGTATCGGAGTCGTCGGTGTCGCGCATCCGGACACCGTCCAGATGGCGAGGCTGGTCTCCAGGTTCACCGCGGCGTCTGCCGACCTGTCCGCGGACCTGGCGGTCGGCGACCCGGTTGCTGCCGCGCGACGCGGACTCGCACGGCTGCGGGACTGCGGCGTCGACCACACCGTGGTCGCCTCCCACTGTGGGCCGACGAGCGAGACGATAGCAGCGGAGACGGACGCGGACGTCGTCCTCGGCGGCCACGACCACCGCCGCGTGGTTCGCACCGTCGACGGGACGGTTGTGGCGCGGACCGAGGGGCACGGGCGGGCCATCCTGGACGTCCACCTCGACGACCGGTCGGTTACAGTTCGAGACGCCAGCACGACGAACAACGACGTTGCAGCGCACTACCGGGAGCGCCTGGCCGATGCCGGGCTGGACGGCACCGTGACGACGTTCGAGGACGAACTCGGGTCGACTGACGTTCGCGAACTGGCCGCGCGTGCGCTACGTGAGACGACCGGCGCCGACGTCGCGGCAGTGCCGTACGCCTCGATACGTGGCGAGCTAACTGGCGAATCTACTGCTGGCGATGTCGCCGGGGTCGTGCCGTTCCGGCTGCCGACGGTGACTTTTCGCGTTCCGGGAGCCACACTCCACTCGCTGCTCGCTGCCGCCGACGAGGCAACCGACCTCTTCGAGCGGACCGTGTGGTCTGGCGCCGACCCCAACACTGGTGGAATTGATGCCAAACCTGCTGACGCCACCGAATACCGGCTCGCAACGGTACGCGGGTTGCTACGGTCGCGGCTGTTCCCCGAGGGTCCCGCGACAGCGGTCGAGTCGGAACATTCACTGCTCCACAGGGTACTCGTCGAATACCTCCAGCAGTCTACCGCCGGGTGA
- a CDS encoding rhodanese-like domain-containing protein produces the protein MTEDVDTVPPETVRERIAAGDDFDLVDIRDTDAYVDDHLPGADHLTIEELEDVVVERDWNDKVVVYCYVGETSVQAARFVAEYGDAETVASMEGGYEAWVDDDSLGGAD, from the coding sequence ATGACCGAGGACGTCGACACCGTCCCCCCAGAGACGGTACGCGAGCGCATCGCTGCCGGGGACGACTTCGACCTCGTCGACATCCGGGACACGGACGCGTACGTCGACGACCACCTCCCCGGCGCCGACCACCTCACCATCGAGGAGCTGGAGGACGTGGTCGTCGAGCGGGACTGGAACGACAAGGTCGTCGTCTACTGTTACGTCGGCGAGACGTCCGTGCAGGCCGCCCGGTTCGTCGCCGAGTACGGGGACGCGGAGACGGTCGCCAGCATGGAGGGCGGCTACGAAGCCTGGGTGGACGACGACTCGCTCGGCGGAGCGGACTAG